The proteins below are encoded in one region of bacterium:
- a CDS encoding type II toxin-antitoxin system HicB family antitoxin translates to MKFRAVIKKSGDWWIGWLIDIPGVNAQEKTKEELLESLKIGTEDMLTTDINLSTFPESRVEMIDVPIPVC, encoded by the coding sequence ATGAAGTTTAGAGCAGTAATTAAAAAAAGTGGTGATTGGTGGATAGGTTGGTTGATAGATATTCCAGGGGTAAATGCTCAAGAAAAGACAAAGGAAGAATTATTGGAATCACTTAAAATAGGTACAGAAGATATGTTAACTACAGATATTAATCTATCTACATTTCCAGAGAGTAGGGTAGAAATGATTGATGTTCCTATTCCCGTCTGTTAG